A genomic region of Synechococcus sp. NOUM97013 contains the following coding sequences:
- a CDS encoding DUF3104 domain-containing protein, whose amino-acid sequence MPLQGNRPPFIGLKAGDLVLVQATPNPDPSDTDWWMGWIVRCAHRAQCIDGTTMYEVKDADTGELRSVDAEHATRLVLAGMDATKVVPLVPMS is encoded by the coding sequence ATGCCATTGCAAGGAAATCGTCCACCGTTCATTGGCTTGAAAGCCGGTGATCTTGTGTTGGTTCAAGCCACGCCCAATCCTGACCCTTCGGATACGGATTGGTGGATGGGTTGGATTGTGCGTTGCGCCCATCGTGCCCAGTGCATTGATGGCACCACGATGTATGAAGTCAAGGATGCCGACACCGGTGAACTCCGATCGGTGGATGCCGAGCATGCAACACGCTTGGTTCTTGCTGGTATGGATGCCACCAAAGTGGTCCCTTTGGTTCCCATGTCCTGA
- a CDS encoding DUF3104 domain-containing protein, whose amino-acid sequence MSVDHFTGVAAPDSDSPDPVFLSVRSGQLVIVQHNHLTGESPDNDWWMGMVVFCEGGARKPDVNSVFQIADVDDGTIRWVNADLVSHILHGLDGLMD is encoded by the coding sequence ATGAGCGTCGACCACTTCACTGGCGTGGCAGCACCCGACTCCGATTCCCCTGATCCCGTCTTCCTGAGTGTGCGGTCGGGTCAGCTCGTGATCGTCCAACACAACCACCTGACGGGAGAGTCACCAGACAACGATTGGTGGATGGGGATGGTGGTGTTCTGCGAGGGAGGAGCACGAAAACCCGACGTGAATTCGGTCTTTCAGATCGCCGATGTCGATGACGGCACCATTCGCTGGGTCAATGCCGACTTGGTCAGCCACATCCTTCACGGACTTGACGGGCTAATGGACTGA
- a CDS encoding transposase — MGSKSGFTAREVEEIKRLYLEEGRSHAQIAKIVGRGSENSVRNALVKARVSRAGGEGKKLDRFKPGQTYGKITLLKQLVKSKKLRYHVACDCGYEFDVDPYLLTLADGHKNKIAMCQQCKASQ; from the coding sequence ATGGGAAGCAAGTCTGGTTTTACGGCGCGAGAAGTGGAAGAGATCAAACGTCTCTACCTCGAAGAGGGTCGTTCTCATGCTCAGATCGCCAAGATTGTGGGACGTGGGAGTGAGAATTCCGTTCGTAATGCACTTGTGAAGGCGCGTGTGAGTCGCGCCGGTGGTGAAGGTAAAAAACTGGACCGGTTCAAGCCCGGACAGACCTATGGAAAAATCACATTGTTGAAGCAGCTCGTGAAGTCAAAGAAGCTTCGTTATCACGTTGCTTGTGATTGTGGTTATGAGTTTGATGTTGATCCTTATTTATTGACGCTTGCGGATGGTCACAAGAACAAAATTGCCATGTGTCAGCAATGCAAAGCTTCGCAATGA